In Hymenobacter gelipurpurascens, one DNA window encodes the following:
- a CDS encoding beta-ketoacyl synthase N-terminal-like domain-containing protein has product MTNSFSPDELIVIRGRGRVSALGQSLDTFGTSSPFTTRQTGLHSLPIAALPPEAEAALQELRRSQTAYRQLDRTVLLGLLASRQATSAAGWDNARPVSPDPREAEISVSMGSSRGATGRLEEFHAEFLREGSVPVAASPLTTLGNVASWVAYDAGSTGGANLSHSSTCSSAFQALGNAMAWLRAGMTTRFLAGGTEAPLTDFTLAQMQAIGIYSPFAAQDFPCRPGAGKPSTFVLGEGAAVFALEKVFAASLAEQPRNQVAVLEGVGFGFEAIGSKTGLSVDGKHFQQAMRQALGQSGCALHEVDAVVLHSPGTPAGDAAERAALRAVFGEALPLLLSNKWLIGHTLGASAALSLDFALHVLETQQWPRPPFPTDLSVPSGARPLRRILVNAAGFGGNAASVIVSLR; this is encoded by the coding sequence ATGACTAATTCATTTTCTCCCGATGAGCTCATCGTCATTCGGGGGCGCGGGCGGGTATCGGCCCTAGGCCAGTCGCTGGATACGTTTGGCACAAGTTCCCCGTTCACCACTCGCCAGACAGGCCTGCACAGCTTGCCCATAGCGGCCTTGCCCCCCGAAGCGGAAGCGGCCCTGCAGGAGCTCCGCCGCAGCCAAACCGCCTACCGCCAGCTCGACCGCACGGTGCTCCTAGGCCTGCTGGCATCTCGCCAAGCTACTTCCGCTGCCGGCTGGGACAACGCTCGGCCAGTTTCCCCGGACCCACGCGAGGCAGAAATCAGCGTCAGCATGGGAAGCAGCCGGGGTGCTACGGGCCGGTTGGAGGAGTTTCACGCGGAGTTTCTGCGCGAAGGCTCCGTACCAGTGGCCGCCTCCCCCCTCACCACGCTGGGCAATGTGGCCAGCTGGGTGGCCTACGATGCTGGTAGCACCGGCGGCGCCAACCTGAGCCACTCCAGCACCTGCAGCAGCGCGTTTCAGGCCCTCGGCAATGCTATGGCGTGGCTGCGCGCGGGCATGACCACACGGTTTTTAGCCGGTGGCACCGAGGCTCCCCTCACCGATTTCACGTTGGCCCAGATGCAGGCCATTGGCATCTACTCGCCGTTTGCCGCCCAGGATTTTCCCTGTCGGCCCGGAGCCGGCAAGCCCTCCACGTTTGTACTGGGGGAAGGTGCGGCGGTGTTTGCGCTGGAGAAAGTATTTGCCGCAAGCCTGGCTGAGCAGCCCCGCAACCAAGTGGCGGTGCTGGAAGGAGTGGGCTTCGGGTTTGAGGCCATCGGCAGTAAAACTGGCCTTTCCGTTGATGGCAAGCACTTTCAGCAGGCCATGCGCCAGGCCCTAGGCCAGTCGGGCTGTGCACTGCATGAGGTAGATGCCGTAGTACTGCACAGCCCCGGCACCCCAGCCGGCGACGCGGCGGAGCGGGCCGCCCTGCGCGCCGTATTCGGGGAAGCGCTGCCGCTGCTGCTGTCCAACAAGTGGCTGATAGGCCATACGCTGGGTGCTTCCGCGGCGTTGAGCCTCGACTTCGCGCTACACGTACTGGAAACGCAGCAGTGGCCTAGGCCGCCTTTTCCTACCGATTTATCGGTTCCATCTGGGGCTAGGCCACTCCGCCGCATCCTGGTGAACGCGGCCGGGTTTGGCGGTAATGCGGCCAGCGTAATTGTCTCGCTCCGGTAG